Proteins found in one Thalassomonas actiniarum genomic segment:
- the truA gene encoding tRNA pseudouridine(38-40) synthase TruA produces MRYALGVEYDGKNYYGWQRQNDFVSVQQSLETALSKIADEPIEVICAGRTDTGVNATNQVVHFDTDKIRKDVAWTLGTNTHLPKDIAVSWVKVVSDEFHARFSATARRYRYIIHNNNLRSAILSSGLSFCHYPLDEKLMHEAAQYLIGRHDFDSFRTVHCQSHSPIRTLMHCNVSRQGHYVIIDIKANAFLHHMVRNIAGSLMRVGQGLEPVTWIKEVLEAKNRCVAGITAPSGGLYFVDVDYPEAFDIPKRDLGPLFLK; encoded by the coding sequence CGGCTGGCAACGCCAGAATGATTTTGTCAGTGTTCAACAATCATTAGAAACCGCGTTATCTAAAATCGCGGATGAGCCGATAGAAGTCATTTGTGCCGGTCGTACCGATACCGGAGTGAATGCCACCAACCAGGTGGTGCACTTTGATACCGATAAGATCAGAAAAGATGTCGCCTGGACATTAGGTACCAATACTCATTTGCCTAAAGATATTGCCGTTAGCTGGGTCAAAGTAGTCAGTGATGAATTTCACGCGCGTTTTAGCGCCACAGCCCGCCGTTATCGCTATATTATTCACAATAATAATCTGCGTTCGGCCATTCTCAGCAGCGGCTTGAGCTTTTGTCATTATCCGTTAGACGAAAAGCTGATGCATGAAGCGGCGCAGTATCTGATCGGCCGGCATGATTTTGACTCTTTCCGTACCGTACATTGCCAGTCACATTCGCCGATCAGAACTTTGATGCATTGTAATGTCAGCCGCCAGGGGCACTATGTCATTATTGATATTAAGGCCAATGCCTTTTTACATCATATGGTCAGAAATATCGCCGGCAGTTTGATGAGAGTAGGGCAAGGGTTAGAGCCGGTGACCTGGATCAAAGAAGTGCTTGAAGCTAAAAACCGGTGTGTTGCCGGTATCACTGCACCCTCGGGCGGTTTGTACTTTGTTGACGTGGATTACCCCGAAGCGTTTGATATCCCGAAAAGAGATCTTGGTCCTTTGTTTTTAAAATAA